Proteins encoded by one window of Leopardus geoffroyi isolate Oge1 chromosome X, O.geoffroyi_Oge1_pat1.0, whole genome shotgun sequence:
- the ZIC3 gene encoding zinc finger protein ZIC 3 isoform X1 → MTMLLDGGPQFPGLGVGSFGAPRHHEMPNREPAGMGLNPFGDSPHAAAAAAAAAFKLSPAAAHDLSSGQSSAFTPQGSGYANALGHHHHHHHHHHHAGQVPSYGGAASAAFNSTRDFLFRQRGSGLGEAASGGGQHGLFAGSASSLHAPAGIPEPPGYLLFPGLHEQGAGHPSPTGHVDNNQVHLGLRGELFGRADPYRPVASPRTDPYTAGAQFPNYSPMNMNMGVNVAAHHGPGAFFRYMRQPIKQELSCKWIDEAQLSRPKKSCDRTFSTMHELVTHVTMEHVGGPEQNNHVCYWEECPREGKSFKAKYKLVNHIRVHTGEKPFPCPFPGCGKIFARSENLKIHKRTHTGEKPFKCEFEGCDRRFANSSDRKKHMHVHTSDKPYICKVCDKSYTHPSSLRKHMKVHESQGSDSSPAASSGYESSTPPAIASANSKDTTKTPSAVQTSTSHNPGLPPNFNEWYV, encoded by the exons ATGACGATGCTCCTGGACGGAGGCCCGCAGTTCCCCGGGCTGGGAGTGGGCAGCTTCGGCGCGCCGCGCCACCACGAGATGCCCAACCGCGAGCCGGCGGGCATGGGGCTGAATCCCTTCGGGGACTCGCcccacgccgccgccgccgccgccgccgccgccttcaAGCTGAGCCCCGCCGCGGCTCACGATCTGTCTTCGGGCCAGAGCTCCGCGTTCACGCCGCAGGGCTCGGGTTACGCCAACGCCCTgggccatcaccaccaccaccatcaccaccatcaccacgcCGGCCAGGTGCCGAGCTACGGCGGTGCAGCCTCCGCCGCCTTCAACTCCACGCGCGACTTTCTGTTCCGCCAGCGCGGCTCCGGGCTCGGCGAGGCGGCCTCGGGTGGCGGGCAGCACGGGCTCTTCGCCGGCTCGGCGAGCAGCCTGCACGCTCCAGCTGGCATCCCCGAGCCTCCTGGGTACCTGCTCTTCCCCGGGCTGCATGAGCAGGGCGCCGGGCACCCGTCGCCCACAGGGCACGTGGACAACAACCAGGTCCACCTGGGGCTGCGCGGGGAGCTGTTCGGCCGCGCCGACCCGTACCGCCCGGTGGCCAGTCCGCGCACGGACCCCTACACGGCCGGCGCGCAGTTCCCTAACTACAGCCCCATGAACATGAACATGGGCGTGAACGTGGCGGCCCACCACGGGCCCGGCGCCTTCTTCCGTTATATGCGGCAGCCCATCAAGCAGGAGCTGTCGTGCAAGTGGATCGACGAGGCTCAGCTGAGCCGGCCCAAGAAGAGCTGCGACCGGACCTTCAGCACCATGCACGAGCTGGTGACACATGTCACCATGGAGCATGTGGGGGGCCCGGAGCAGAACAACCACGTCTGCTACTGGGAGGAGTGCCCTCGCGAGGGCAAGTCCTTCAAGGCGAAGTACAAACTGGTCAACCACATTCGAGTgcacacgggcgagaagccctTCCCGTGCCCCTTCCCGGGCTGCGGGAAGATCTTTGCCCGCTCCGAGAACCTCAAGATCCACAAGAGGACCCACACAG GTGAGAAACCTTTCAAATGTGAATTTGAAGGCTGTGACAGACGCTTTGCCAACAGCAGCGACCGCAAGaagcacatgcatgtgcacacctCGGACAAGCCCTATATCTGCAAAGTGTGCGACAAGTCCTACACGCACCCGAGCTCTCTGCGCAAGCACATGAAG GTTCATGAATCTCAAGGGTCAGATTCCTCCCCTGCTGCCAGTTCAGGCTATGAATCTTCCACTCCACCCGCTATAGCTTCTGCAAACAGTAAAGATACCACTAAAACCCCTTCTGCAGTTCAAACTAGCACCAGCCACAACCCTGGACTTCCTCCCAATTTTAACGAATGGTACGTCTGA
- the ZIC3 gene encoding zinc finger protein ZIC 3 isoform X2, which yields MTMLLDGGPQFPGLGVGSFGAPRHHEMPNREPAGMGLNPFGDSPHAAAAAAAAAFKLSPAAAHDLSSGQSSAFTPQGSGYANALGHHHHHHHHHHHAGQVPSYGGAASAAFNSTRDFLFRQRGSGLGEAASGGGQHGLFAGSASSLHAPAGIPEPPGYLLFPGLHEQGAGHPSPTGHVDNNQVHLGLRGELFGRADPYRPVASPRTDPYTAGAQFPNYSPMNMNMGVNVAAHHGPGAFFRYMRQPIKQELSCKWIDEAQLSRPKKSCDRTFSTMHELVTHVTMEHVGGPEQNNHVCYWEECPREGKSFKAKYKLVNHIRVHTGEKPFPCPFPGCGKIFARSENLKIHKRTHTGEKPFKCEFEGCDRRFANSSDRKKHMHVHTSDKPYICKVCDKSYTHPSSLRKHMKCCPAWYPGQSLIPDEELDTDVGMQQPALHNTTYPKCRVHAQPTVQEMIY from the exons ATGACGATGCTCCTGGACGGAGGCCCGCAGTTCCCCGGGCTGGGAGTGGGCAGCTTCGGCGCGCCGCGCCACCACGAGATGCCCAACCGCGAGCCGGCGGGCATGGGGCTGAATCCCTTCGGGGACTCGCcccacgccgccgccgccgccgccgccgccgccttcaAGCTGAGCCCCGCCGCGGCTCACGATCTGTCTTCGGGCCAGAGCTCCGCGTTCACGCCGCAGGGCTCGGGTTACGCCAACGCCCTgggccatcaccaccaccaccatcaccaccatcaccacgcCGGCCAGGTGCCGAGCTACGGCGGTGCAGCCTCCGCCGCCTTCAACTCCACGCGCGACTTTCTGTTCCGCCAGCGCGGCTCCGGGCTCGGCGAGGCGGCCTCGGGTGGCGGGCAGCACGGGCTCTTCGCCGGCTCGGCGAGCAGCCTGCACGCTCCAGCTGGCATCCCCGAGCCTCCTGGGTACCTGCTCTTCCCCGGGCTGCATGAGCAGGGCGCCGGGCACCCGTCGCCCACAGGGCACGTGGACAACAACCAGGTCCACCTGGGGCTGCGCGGGGAGCTGTTCGGCCGCGCCGACCCGTACCGCCCGGTGGCCAGTCCGCGCACGGACCCCTACACGGCCGGCGCGCAGTTCCCTAACTACAGCCCCATGAACATGAACATGGGCGTGAACGTGGCGGCCCACCACGGGCCCGGCGCCTTCTTCCGTTATATGCGGCAGCCCATCAAGCAGGAGCTGTCGTGCAAGTGGATCGACGAGGCTCAGCTGAGCCGGCCCAAGAAGAGCTGCGACCGGACCTTCAGCACCATGCACGAGCTGGTGACACATGTCACCATGGAGCATGTGGGGGGCCCGGAGCAGAACAACCACGTCTGCTACTGGGAGGAGTGCCCTCGCGAGGGCAAGTCCTTCAAGGCGAAGTACAAACTGGTCAACCACATTCGAGTgcacacgggcgagaagccctTCCCGTGCCCCTTCCCGGGCTGCGGGAAGATCTTTGCCCGCTCCGAGAACCTCAAGATCCACAAGAGGACCCACACAG GTGAGAAACCTTTCAAATGTGAATTTGAAGGCTGTGACAGACGCTTTGCCAACAGCAGCGACCGCAAGaagcacatgcatgtgcacacctCGGACAAGCCCTATATCTGCAAAGTGTGCGACAAGTCCTACACGCACCCGAGCTCTCTGCGCAAGCACATGAAG TGTTGTCCTGCTTGGTATCCGGGACAGTCTCTAATTCCTGACGAAGAACTTGATACTGACGTTGGTATGCAGCAGCCAGCCCTCCATAACACTACCTATCCTAAATGCAGGGTTCACGCCCAACCTACTGTGCAAGAAATGATTTACTGA